The following coding sequences are from one Sardina pilchardus chromosome 16, fSarPil1.1, whole genome shotgun sequence window:
- the si:dkey-6n21.13 gene encoding P2Y purinoceptor 3: MTSGMSVDLLNREGDVNVSSLNQSLPPPCNIDESYKYIFLPICYSFTFIFSITLNFIVLYRSFRHTKRWNASLIYMVNLASTDFMYGLSLPFLVASYIMQDNWVFGDFMCRLVRFLFYFNLYCSIFFLTCISVHRYLGICHPMKTITLETKRAVKGTCVVVWAAVFALTCPIFRFAQTQYLPRGGEGAGSGPAANGGSANGEADGFQNCWDDAIDKEFQDYVPYGITLHLLGFFLPFSIIAWCYSRVVLTIFRTLRSQPCSEKSGGAGGRGGGMMSGAEGMSIILGAHSPYVHRRRKSIKTIITITLLFALCFFPFHVTRTIFLILKVTNRVECTTMRMVSICYKITRPLASFNAWLNALLYFLTKEKSSPCCPNPEPVQHQHGLLWPLRMLGRAGEDEEGGDEAINNKGNEPKAEADIFRGQP, from the coding sequence ATGACATCCGGCATGAGTGTGGACCTGCTCAACAGGGAGGGAGATGTGAACGTCTCATCTCTTAACCAATCCCTTCCTCCCCCTTGCAACATCGACGAGTCGTACAAGTACATATTTCTCCCAATCTGCTACTCGTTCACGTTCATCTTTAGCATAACCCTGAACTTTATAGTCTTGTACCGCTCGTTCCGTCACACCAAGCGCTGGAACGCCTCCCTCATCTACATGGTAAACTTGGCCTCCACTGACTTCATGTACGGCCTCTCGCTGCCTTTCCTGGTGGCCAGCTACATCATGCAAGACAACTGGGTGTTTGGGGACTTCATGTGTCGCCTGGTGCGCTTCCTCTTCTACTTCAACCTCTACTGCAGCATCTTCTTCCTCACGTGCATCTCCGTGCACCGCTACCTGGGCATCTGCCACCCTATGAAAACCATCACCCTGGAGACCAAGCGGGCCGTGAAAGGCACCTGCGTCGTGGTGTGGGCAGCGGTGTTTGCGCTCACCTGCCCCATCTTCCGCTTCGCCCAGACGCAGTACCTgcccaggggaggggagggggccgGCTCCGGGCCGGCTGCCAACGGGGGCAGCGCCAACGGCGAGGCGGACGGGTTCCAGAACTGCTGGGACGACGCCATCGACAAGGAGTTCCAGGACTACGTGCCCTATGGAATAACACTGCACCTGCTAGGGTTTTTTCTGCCGTTCAGCATTATCGCCTGGTGCTACTCACGTGTGGTCTTGACTATCTTTAGGACCCTGCGATCCCAGCCCTGCTCGGAAAAGAGCGGCGGGGCAGGGGGCCGTGGAGGCGGCATGATGTCTGGGGCGGAGGGAATGTCAATCATTCTGGGCGCACATTCCCCGTATGTGCACAGACGCCGAAAATCAATCAaaaccatcatcaccatcaccctccTTTTCGCCCTGTGCTTCTTCCCTTTCCATGTCACCCGCACCATTTTCTTGATTCTGAAAGTGACAAACCGCGTAGAATGCACCACCATGCGAATGGTCTCAATCTGTTACAAAATCACGAGACCATTAGCCTCGTTCAACGCCTGGCTAAACGCCTTGCTTTACTTCCTCACCAAGGAAAAGAGTTCTCCTTGCTGCCCAAACCCAGAACCTGTCCAACACCAACACGGTCTGCTCTGGCCCTTGAGAATGCTGGGAAGAGCAGGTGAGGACGAGGAAGGTGGTGATGAAGCAATTAATAACAAGGGAAATGAACCAAAAGCAGAGGCTGACATATTTAGAGGTCAGCCGTAA